A genomic region of Sulfobacillus acidophilus DSM 10332 contains the following coding sequences:
- a CDS encoding GCN5-related N-acetyltransferase (PFAM: Acetyltransferase (GNAT) family~InterPro IPR000182~KEGG: ddr:Deide_3p01050 diamine acetyltransferase 2 (spermidine/spermine N(1)-acetyltransferase 2)~PFAM: GCN5-related N-acetyltransferase~SPTR: Acetyltransferase), whose product MTAAPVTIRPAVIRDWPAVSELWRALDEWHASFRPDLFPMSDVVEPRSVYRSALEDPDAWIGVAEQTGTIVGSVEIMIHELGWPGTRWRQQWALLVRLYVRPEVRGQGIGRRLFEAARNWASDRGVRQMLWLVWNQEASRFYRGLGAETMGEVQHLRWD is encoded by the coding sequence ATGACCGCTGCACCGGTAACCATTCGACCCGCCGTCATCCGCGATTGGCCGGCCGTGTCTGAGTTGTGGCGAGCGTTAGATGAGTGGCATGCGAGTTTTCGGCCGGATCTGTTTCCGATGTCGGATGTGGTTGAGCCGCGATCGGTATATCGTAGCGCGCTAGAAGATCCCGATGCCTGGATCGGCGTAGCCGAACAAACCGGGACAATCGTGGGAAGCGTTGAAATCATGATTCATGAACTCGGGTGGCCAGGGACCAGATGGCGTCAGCAGTGGGCGTTATTGGTCCGCCTTTATGTTCGACCGGAGGTGCGGGGCCAAGGCATTGGCCGGCGTCTCTTTGAAGCGGCCCGGAATTGGGCTTCGGATCGTGGGGTACGACAAATGCTGTGGTTGGTGTGGAATCAGGAAGCCTCCCGGTTTTATCGCGGGTTGGGCGCGGAGACGATGGGGGAGGTTCAGCACCTCCGTTGGGATTAA
- a CDS encoding integral membrane sensor signal transduction histidine kinase (PFAM: HAMP domain; Histidine kinase-, DNA gyrase B-, and HSP90-like ATPase; His Kinase A (phosphoacceptor) domain~COGs: COG0642 Signal transduction histidine kinase~InterPro IPR003660:IPR003661:IPR003594~KEGG: adg:Adeg_1027 integral membrane sensor signal transduction histidine kinase~PFAM: ATP-binding region, ATPase-like; HAMP linker domain; Signal transduction histidine kinase, subgroup 1, dimerisation/phosphoacceptor region~SMART: ATP-binding region, ATPase-like; Signal transduction histidine kinase, subgroup 1, dimerisation/phosphoacceptor region; HAMP linker domain~SPTR: Sensor histidine kinase): MSWRERFGHWYQQLSTRLVLSHVFVAVLVLAFALGVSQVTFRQYLVRSQMARLVSQADAIAPVMHGYFTGAIYPEMGVYLVNLLQGTLNDRVFVVDDTGQVLLETGSPRIPVTPLPEPVLARVLESGLPYRGILNQHVAAVGVPIVVGNQVAGGVFLESPLSLANRTAGSLTRLLVLGEMVAVVVVGALAYEISQRLAQPIDRLRRTVATMGQGPESVRAEVQGPTEVQALAVEFNRLQDRIERQMEQLRREAEARDALLAHVAHDLRTPLTSIRGFLEAIEDGVATGEQQKRAIHVAWEETLRLQRLVDRLLKATRIWSQTGSRERLALQAWVGKTIERVRPVADRAQVGVVWQNRQDGVMWGNEDYLMEALMNVLDNAIKWSPPGSTVEVISDVVDGQAVIEVDDQGPGIPDELLPRVFERFVTGDLSRQGSSGLGLAIVEDVVRQHQGSVVIERRPEGGTRVTLRFPVEEASLA; the protein is encoded by the coding sequence ATGAGTTGGCGCGAGCGGTTCGGTCATTGGTATCAACAGCTCTCGACGCGCTTGGTGCTGAGTCACGTCTTTGTGGCGGTATTAGTGCTGGCGTTTGCACTGGGGGTATCTCAGGTGACCTTTCGGCAATATCTGGTGCGAAGCCAAATGGCGCGCTTGGTCAGTCAAGCCGATGCCATTGCGCCGGTCATGCATGGATATTTTACGGGCGCTATCTACCCGGAAATGGGCGTATACTTGGTCAATCTTTTGCAAGGGACGTTAAATGATCGGGTTTTTGTGGTCGATGATACCGGTCAAGTGCTATTGGAAACCGGGTCGCCTCGTATCCCGGTGACTCCGTTGCCCGAGCCGGTACTGGCGCGGGTCTTGGAGAGCGGATTGCCTTACCGTGGGATTTTGAATCAGCATGTGGCGGCGGTCGGCGTGCCGATTGTCGTGGGCAATCAAGTGGCGGGCGGGGTGTTTTTGGAGTCGCCGCTTTCGCTGGCCAATCGGACGGCCGGGTCGTTGACGCGTCTTTTAGTGCTGGGAGAAATGGTGGCGGTCGTCGTGGTGGGGGCATTAGCCTATGAAATCAGTCAACGATTGGCCCAACCCATCGACCGGCTGCGCCGAACCGTGGCGACGATGGGCCAAGGGCCCGAATCGGTGCGGGCCGAGGTGCAAGGGCCGACCGAAGTGCAGGCGTTGGCGGTGGAATTTAATCGCTTACAAGATCGCATTGAAAGGCAAATGGAGCAATTACGTCGTGAAGCGGAGGCCCGGGATGCGCTCTTGGCTCATGTCGCCCATGATTTACGCACGCCTCTGACCTCGATTCGGGGATTTTTGGAAGCCATAGAAGACGGCGTGGCAACCGGCGAACAACAAAAGCGGGCGATTCATGTGGCGTGGGAGGAAACGCTACGGTTGCAGCGACTGGTGGATCGCCTGTTAAAAGCCACCCGCATCTGGAGTCAGACGGGTTCGCGGGAACGGCTGGCTCTCCAAGCGTGGGTCGGCAAGACGATCGAACGGGTACGTCCGGTAGCCGACCGTGCACAAGTGGGGGTAGTTTGGCAGAACCGCCAGGACGGGGTGATGTGGGGCAATGAAGATTATCTTATGGAAGCTTTGATGAATGTACTGGATAATGCGATTAAATGGTCACCGCCAGGAAGTACGGTGGAGGTGATAAGCGACGTGGTTGACGGGCAGGCCGTGATTGAGGTGGACGATCAAGGACCGGGGATTCCGGACGAGTTGCTTCCGCGGGTTTTTGAACGGTTTGTCACCGGCGATTTGTCGCGACAAGGATCGAGCGGGCTCGGATTGGCGATAGTGGAAGACGTGGTGCGCCAACATCAGGGCTCGGTTGTCATCGAGCGGCGACCCGAAGGCGGGACCCGTGTCACCTTAAGGTTTCCGGTTGAGGAGGCGTCTTTGGCATGA
- a CDS encoding two component transcriptional regulator, winged helix family (PFAM: Response regulator receiver domain; Transcriptional regulatory protein, C terminal~COGs: COG0745 Response regulators consisting of a CheY-like receiver domain and a winged-helix DNA-binding domain~InterPro IPR001789:IPR001867~KEGG: dau:Daud_1897 two component transcriptional regulator~PFAM: Signal transduction response regulator, receiver region; Signal transduction response regulator, C-terminal~SMART: Signal transduction response regulator, receiver region~SPTR: Response regulator receiver), which produces MADPVRSGRVLLVDDDAHIRELCRMYLEHAGFDVLEAGDGPTALTQLEQHPVDVMVLDLMLPEMDGFQVLAEVRRRETWLPVIMLTALGDEEDRIMGLDQGADDYLIKPFSPRELVSRVRAVLRRAFLAPADEGKLLRHPGLIVDVAQRRVQAGDDVLNLTPREFDLLYFLASHPKQVFSREHLLDRVWGLDFDGDSRTVDVHVTRLRQKLLASNTPYEYLETVWGQGYRFVVKARSA; this is translated from the coding sequence GTGGCAGATCCCGTGCGGTCGGGGCGTGTGTTACTGGTCGATGATGATGCGCATATCCGGGAACTTTGTCGCATGTATCTTGAACATGCCGGGTTTGATGTTTTGGAAGCGGGAGATGGGCCGACGGCCTTGACGCAGTTGGAGCAGCATCCTGTGGACGTCATGGTGCTGGATTTGATGTTGCCGGAAATGGACGGGTTTCAGGTGTTGGCCGAGGTGCGGCGACGGGAAACCTGGCTTCCGGTCATTATGTTAACGGCGCTAGGGGATGAAGAGGACCGGATTATGGGCCTTGATCAAGGGGCCGATGATTATTTAATTAAGCCTTTTAGTCCTCGGGAGTTGGTTTCTCGCGTGCGGGCGGTCCTGCGCCGAGCCTTTTTGGCTCCGGCCGACGAGGGAAAACTTTTGCGCCATCCGGGTCTTATTGTGGACGTCGCCCAACGCCGGGTGCAGGCGGGGGACGACGTGCTGAATCTGACGCCAAGGGAATTTGATTTGCTCTATTTTTTGGCCAGCCATCCGAAACAGGTTTTTTCCCGCGAACATTTATTGGATCGGGTTTGGGGCCTCGATTTTGACGGGGATAGCCGGACAGTGGATGTGCATGTCACGCGTCTTAGGCAAAAGCTTTTGGCTAGCAATACGCCGTATGAATATCTAGAAACCGTATGGGGACAAGGCTATCGATTTGTCGTGAAAGCGCGGTCGGCATGA
- a CDS encoding transcription termination factor Rho (PFAM: Rho termination factor, N-terminal domain; Rho termination factor, RNA-binding domain; ATP synthase alpha/beta family, nucleotide-binding domain~TIGRFAM: transcription termination factor Rho~COGs: COG1158 Transcription termination factor~InterProIPR004665:IPR011129:IPR003593:IPR011112:IPR 011113:IPR000194~KEGG: tmr:Tmar_0151 transcription termination factor Rho~PFAM: ATPase, F1/V1/A1 complex, alpha/beta subunit, nucleotide-binding domain; Rho termination factor, RNA-binding; Rho termination factor, N-terminal~SMART: Cold shock protein; ATPase, AAA+ type, core~SPTR: Transcription termination factor Rho;~TIGRFAM: Transcription termination factor Rho), translating into MADEQKVGEATEPPRKRTRRTRKAATAETQEVPAADAAGTDGIIVENHPEEKPKRRGGRRKKTDDIAITTPPATTADETVVSEPVLPVSPVSSEEPEKPKRRRRRTKAEAPETPAGEEPQAVSAAQPETAKAEPEPLPEPPAVMVDVASPMPYPVTETAGLPAKTAEASAAQTSVAVLAKESETPLEPKESETAKELSQATPATVEATSEAPAEPEAPAQPEISGVPAPIDVTEARESRGAGPTNNGNWRRQPDRRPPQENGYRGNNPNPRRDIRSREPQLTMAQLEAMTLLDLYKLARQLNVENFRQYRKGELIWEILRARTQKDGFIFVQGLLDVVGDYGFLRPMDFQRSREDVYVSASQIRRFDLRPGDLVSGQARPPKDGERYFALLRVEAVNSLSPEKSAERPDFDALTPIFPDSRFRLETTREDLACRLVDIVAPIGRGQRGLIVAPPKAGKTVLLKKLANAIAQNSPETHLMVLLIDERPEEVTDMERSVRAEVASSTFDEPPEDHIRVAEMVLERAKRLVEMGKDVVIFLDSITRLARAYNLTIPPSGRTLSGGMDPAALHKPKRFFGAARKVENGGSLTILATALVDTGSRMDDVIYEEFKGTGNMELHLDRKLAERRTFPAVDIKRSGTRREELLLTPEELDVIWAVRKAIHNLQNPEATELLLQNLKRTKSNAEFFQRFLASQSNG; encoded by the coding sequence ATGGCCGATGAACAAAAAGTGGGCGAAGCGACTGAACCGCCGCGCAAGCGCACGCGACGCACACGAAAAGCGGCAACTGCCGAGACCCAGGAGGTGCCCGCCGCGGATGCGGCGGGGACCGACGGGATCATAGTCGAGAACCATCCGGAAGAAAAACCCAAACGTCGGGGAGGTCGACGGAAAAAAACCGACGACATCGCTATAACCACCCCCCCGGCTACCACGGCTGACGAGACGGTTGTCAGCGAACCCGTCCTACCCGTGTCTCCCGTATCCTCGGAGGAACCTGAAAAACCGAAACGCCGACGCCGACGGACAAAGGCCGAAGCCCCGGAAACCCCGGCTGGAGAGGAACCGCAAGCCGTTAGCGCGGCGCAACCCGAAACGGCTAAGGCCGAACCTGAACCTCTCCCCGAACCTCCGGCTGTTATGGTCGACGTCGCGTCGCCGATGCCCTACCCGGTGACGGAGACGGCCGGTTTGCCGGCCAAAACCGCTGAAGCGTCGGCGGCCCAAACGTCGGTAGCGGTGTTGGCGAAAGAATCGGAAACCCCACTTGAACCGAAAGAGTCGGAGACGGCCAAGGAACTCTCCCAAGCGACACCGGCCACGGTTGAGGCGACGTCGGAGGCTCCGGCCGAACCCGAGGCCCCGGCGCAACCGGAAATATCAGGCGTACCGGCTCCGATTGACGTGACAGAAGCGCGCGAATCACGCGGTGCCGGCCCCACGAATAACGGCAACTGGCGCCGTCAGCCGGACCGTCGTCCGCCGCAAGAAAACGGGTATCGGGGAAATAATCCGAATCCGCGACGCGACATTCGGTCGCGTGAACCCCAGCTGACCATGGCCCAGCTGGAAGCCATGACCCTTTTAGATCTCTATAAGTTAGCCCGCCAGCTTAACGTGGAAAATTTCCGCCAATATCGTAAAGGTGAACTGATTTGGGAGATTCTGCGGGCCAGAACCCAAAAAGACGGGTTTATCTTTGTTCAGGGATTATTAGATGTCGTGGGCGATTATGGTTTTCTTCGCCCCATGGATTTCCAACGGAGTCGGGAAGACGTTTATGTATCGGCGTCTCAAATTCGACGATTTGATTTGCGACCGGGCGATCTGGTTTCGGGTCAAGCGCGGCCACCTAAGGATGGCGAACGCTATTTCGCCCTTTTGCGGGTGGAAGCGGTCAACAGCCTCTCGCCGGAAAAGTCTGCCGAGCGCCCCGATTTTGATGCCCTCACGCCCATCTTTCCCGATTCGCGTTTTCGCCTTGAAACGACCCGTGAAGACTTAGCGTGCCGGCTGGTGGATATTGTGGCCCCGATTGGCCGAGGTCAGCGGGGATTGATTGTGGCCCCTCCTAAGGCCGGGAAAACCGTCTTATTAAAGAAATTAGCCAACGCAATCGCGCAAAACAGTCCGGAAACCCATTTGATGGTCCTCTTGATCGACGAACGGCCGGAAGAAGTGACCGACATGGAGCGGTCAGTACGGGCTGAAGTCGCCAGCTCCACGTTTGACGAGCCGCCGGAAGATCATATCCGGGTGGCGGAGATGGTGTTGGAACGCGCCAAACGGCTGGTGGAAATGGGGAAAGATGTGGTCATCTTTTTGGATTCCATCACCCGGCTGGCCCGGGCTTACAATTTAACCATTCCGCCCTCGGGACGAACTTTATCCGGTGGGATGGATCCCGCTGCTCTGCACAAGCCGAAGCGCTTTTTCGGAGCCGCCCGTAAAGTGGAAAACGGTGGCAGCTTGACGATTTTAGCCACGGCGCTGGTGGATACGGGATCACGAATGGACGACGTGATTTACGAAGAGTTTAAAGGTACCGGTAACATGGAACTCCACTTGGATCGAAAGTTGGCCGAGCGGCGGACATTTCCGGCGGTGGATATTAAGCGATCGGGAACCCGACGGGAAGAGTTATTGCTTACGCCCGAAGAATTGGACGTCATTTGGGCAGTGCGAAAAGCCATTCACAATTTGCAAAATCCCGAAGCCACGGAGCTTTTACTGCAAAATCTCAAACGAACCAAATCCAATGCGGAGTTTTTTCAGCGGTTTTTGGCTAGCCAAAGCAACGGGTAG
- a CDS encoding fructose-1,6-bisphosphatase, class II (PFAM: Bacterial fructose-1,6-bisphosphatase, glpX-encoded~TIGRFAM: fructose-1,6-bisphosphatase, class II~COGs: COG1494 Fructose-1 6-bisphosphatase/sedoheptulose 1 7-bisphosphatase and related protein~InterPro IPR004464~KEGG: chy:CHY_0787 fructose 1,6-bisphosphatase II~PFAM: GlpX~PRIAM: Fructose-bisphosphatase~SPTR: Fructose-1,6-bisphosphatase, class II;~TIGRFAM: GlpX) has protein sequence MERELALEFVRVTEAAAIEAGRLMGRGDKNGADKLAVDAMRAMLDTVDIRGTVVIGEGEMDEAPMLYIGEEIGDGQGEPVDIAVDPLEGTNLVAKGLPGAISVMAVAPRGHLLHAPDMYMEKIVTGPAGRGVISLDAPIEDNLRMLAKSSGKSVDELTAVILDRERHEEIIQRIRRLGCRIKLISDGDVSPAVAACVEGSGIDMMIGIGGAPEGVIAAAAVKCLGGEMQGRLVPEDDAQAERARGMGLKDPRQLLTLEDLVRGDDVLYVATAITDTDLMPGVQYGRHIVTTHSVVMRSKSGTIRYVNAEHRLDRKWPKRTS, from the coding sequence ATGGAGCGCGAACTTGCGCTAGAATTTGTGCGAGTCACGGAAGCCGCCGCGATTGAAGCGGGGCGGCTCATGGGCCGTGGCGACAAAAATGGTGCCGACAAGTTGGCGGTGGATGCTATGCGTGCCATGTTGGATACGGTAGACATCCGGGGAACCGTGGTTATTGGTGAGGGCGAAATGGATGAAGCGCCGATGCTGTATATTGGTGAAGAAATCGGCGACGGCCAAGGGGAACCGGTTGATATTGCCGTCGATCCGTTAGAAGGCACCAATCTGGTTGCCAAAGGGTTACCCGGCGCCATATCGGTGATGGCGGTTGCGCCGCGCGGTCATTTATTGCATGCGCCCGATATGTACATGGAAAAAATCGTGACCGGCCCGGCCGGGCGCGGGGTGATTTCATTAGATGCGCCGATCGAGGACAACCTACGGATGTTGGCCAAGTCCTCGGGTAAATCGGTGGACGAGCTAACCGCCGTGATTTTGGACCGCGAGCGGCACGAAGAGATTATCCAGCGGATTCGTCGTTTGGGCTGTCGGATCAAGCTGATTTCCGACGGGGATGTCTCTCCTGCAGTCGCGGCGTGTGTTGAGGGTTCTGGAATTGATATGATGATTGGTATCGGCGGGGCACCCGAAGGGGTCATTGCCGCCGCTGCAGTCAAGTGTCTCGGCGGCGAAATGCAAGGACGCCTCGTGCCTGAGGACGATGCCCAGGCCGAACGGGCGCGCGGCATGGGATTAAAAGATCCCCGGCAATTATTAACCTTGGAGGATTTAGTCCGTGGGGACGATGTCTTATACGTCGCGACAGCGATTACCGATACCGATTTAATGCCGGGCGTGCAATATGGTCGGCATATCGTAACCACCCACTCGGTGGTTATGCGTTCAAAGAGCGGCACCATCCGCTATGTCAATGCGGAGCACCGGTTGGATCGCAAATGGCCAAAACGGACATCCTAG
- a CDS encoding response regulator receiver protein (PFAM: Response regulator receiver domain~COGs: COG2204 Response regulator containing CheY-like receiver AAA-type ATPase and DNA-binding domains~InterPro IPR001789~KEGG: adg:Adeg_0054 response regulator receiver protein~PFAM: Signal transduction response regulator, receiver region~SMART: Signal transduction response regulator, receiver region~SPTR: Response regulator receiver protein), whose amino-acid sequence MMTVWVIDDDADLLTMIKEALTYQGWSVETFSSLEAAHLAYEMRRRRPDVVLADWSIPGGPPLSLVHLMSDVPMIVMSGDPAVEQQLPDHVRWLSKPFRLAHIYDVIAGTVFKPG is encoded by the coding sequence GCCGACCTTTTGACCATGATCAAAGAGGCTCTGACCTATCAAGGATGGAGCGTCGAGACGTTTTCCAGTTTGGAGGCGGCTCATCTCGCGTATGAAATGAGGCGTCGTCGACCCGATGTCGTCTTGGCCGACTGGTCCATCCCGGGCGGCCCCCCGCTTTCCTTAGTCCATTTAATGTCCGATGTTCCAATGATTGTGATGTCCGGAGACCCGGCCGTGGAGCAGCAGTTGCCGGACCATGTGCGGTGGTTGTCCAAGCCGTTTCGTTTGGCCCATATTTATGACGTGATTGCGGGGACTGTGTTTAAGCCGGGATAA